A window from Leptotrichia sp. oral taxon 215 str. W9775 encodes these proteins:
- a CDS encoding DUF3829 domain-containing protein: protein MEMKKKIIIGLAVLLIAISCGKKEEKNADKNNPEKTVTEASKDSGNISENEIKKYTEYISLKNVPNEEEWQDSFKEVFTREFSDEKGEFKKPSAKGIESIIKTEDTVNIFSEYVKDLEENIKKEPKFDEVDKSAEGLVQSLNNEKNVITEIVDYYKNKKYEKDNFEEGKKLAEKYKNVTEERKNSYNAYSAALDKLSEKIGDKIVKKAETDGKTAMASLVKYVNEANNFVNTAFAKENLKFDKEEVKKLKELHLKMQESYLKLKETTDEAAAKEGINAEEFKEIKKNSEELLENADKMIKAAENNAQKDVAIYASKFLNAHSKTVDGYNIISAKK from the coding sequence ATGGAAATGAAAAAGAAAATAATAATAGGGCTTGCAGTTCTTTTAATAGCCATAAGCTGTGGTAAAAAGGAAGAGAAGAATGCAGATAAAAATAATCCTGAGAAAACAGTGACTGAGGCATCTAAAGATTCTGGAAATATAAGTGAGAATGAAATTAAAAAATATACAGAATACATCAGTCTAAAAAATGTTCCAAATGAGGAAGAATGGCAGGATTCTTTTAAAGAAGTATTCACAAGGGAATTTTCTGATGAAAAAGGGGAATTTAAAAAGCCGTCAGCTAAAGGAATTGAAAGTATTATTAAAACAGAAGATACTGTTAATATATTTTCTGAGTATGTGAAGGATTTGGAAGAAAATATAAAAAAGGAACCAAAATTTGATGAAGTGGATAAATCTGCTGAAGGTCTTGTTCAGTCATTGAATAATGAAAAAAATGTAATAACAGAAATAGTGGATTATTATAAAAATAAAAAATATGAAAAGGATAATTTTGAAGAAGGAAAAAAACTGGCCGAAAAATATAAAAATGTCACTGAAGAAAGAAAAAACAGCTATAATGCATATTCAGCAGCATTGGATAAACTATCTGAAAAAATAGGAGATAAAATAGTAAAAAAAGCAGAAACAGACGGTAAAACAGCAATGGCAAGTCTTGTTAAGTATGTAAATGAAGCGAATAATTTTGTAAATACTGCATTTGCAAAAGAAAATCTTAAATTTGATAAGGAAGAAGTAAAAAAATTAAAGGAATTACATCTTAAAATGCAGGAATCATATTTGAAATTAAAAGAAACTACTGATGAAGCTGCAGCTAAGGAAGGCATAAATGCAGAGGAATTTAAGGAAATTAAGAAAAATTCAGAAGAATTGCTTGAAAATGCAGATAAAATGATAAAGGCTGCAGAAAATAACGCACAGAAAGATGTCGCAATATATGCAAGCAAGTTTTTAAATGCACATAGCAAAACAGTAGACGGTTATAATATAATTTCAGCTAAAAAATAA
- a CDS encoding DUF3829 domain-containing protein: MKKKITKYMAFVFSILIIVLAVIGYYMKKDLAKEKEIKAEIEKYNKYAAFYNQSNPAILGDFGEYYFDTFTENRKKLKKLNRVDLLKLNSMRQKLNSLDAPLSKIETVISSKPEFQNIDNYIKEYIEALKEEKKLDLEILDYYEKGVYKEDNYEGAVFLQSAYLNALRKSNEKYGVYVEVMKVLIKNQKEKEMERLEKKGKKAAISLVTFIDNTEEFSQILFSRKQFDFSKMEVLKLRGLIEEMKRGYQNLEAVSDKQIKKEKYSLESYNKIRSYSKEVVNLSERIMESKRNGDDIYPLLYDFSENYRKIVSEYNKMIGNKK, encoded by the coding sequence ATGAAGAAAAAGATAACGAAATACATGGCTTTTGTATTCAGTATACTTATAATAGTTTTAGCTGTTATTGGCTATTATATGAAAAAAGACCTAGCTAAAGAAAAGGAAATAAAAGCAGAAATAGAAAAGTATAATAAATATGCAGCTTTTTATAATCAATCAAATCCTGCAATTTTAGGGGATTTTGGTGAGTATTATTTTGATACTTTTACTGAAAACAGAAAAAAATTAAAAAAATTGAATAGGGTGGATCTGCTAAAATTAAATTCAATGAGGCAGAAACTGAATTCATTAGATGCCCCTCTTTCCAAAATAGAGACTGTAATCAGTTCAAAACCTGAATTTCAAAATATTGATAACTATATTAAAGAATATATTGAAGCACTTAAGGAAGAAAAAAAGTTGGATTTGGAAATACTCGACTATTATGAAAAGGGAGTCTACAAGGAAGATAACTATGAAGGGGCGGTATTTTTACAATCTGCATATTTAAATGCTTTAAGAAAAAGTAATGAAAAATATGGTGTATATGTTGAAGTAATGAAGGTTCTTATAAAAAATCAAAAAGAAAAGGAAATGGAAAGACTTGAGAAAAAAGGAAAAAAAGCGGCTATAAGCCTTGTTACATTTATTGATAATACAGAAGAGTTTTCACAGATTTTGTTTTCCAGAAAACAGTTTGATTTTTCAAAAATGGAAGTACTGAAGTTAAGAGGTTTGATAGAGGAAATGAAGAGAGGATATCAGAATTTAGAGGCGGTTTCTGACAAACAGATAAAAAAGGAAAAATATTCATTGGAAAGCTATAATAAAATTAGAAGTTATTCAAAGGAAGTTGTAAATTTAAGTGAAAGAATAATGGAAAGTAAAAGAAATGGAGATGACATATATCCATTATTATATGATTTTAGTGAAAATTATAGAAAAATTGTATCTGAATATAACAAAATGATAGGAAATAAAAAGTAA
- a CDS encoding AAA family ATPase — protein MKKEKIKEEDTDKKKNLPVGIDNFEVMIQKDYYYFDKTGLIKEILESGTSSILFTRPRRFGKSLNMSMLKYFFDVKNNKENRKLFEGLEISKSKYFEKQGSNPVIFISFKDFEDSNWKNGYRSIKWTISNVYSKFEFLREYLSENELKDFDKIWFEEEHDYTRALLNLSKYLYNYYGKKIVLLIDEYDKPIIKAHANGYYDEVIQFFKGFFEKAVKGNNYVELTVMTGILRIAKEGIFSGLNNLKVNTVLSENYTEYFGILESEVEEALKYYNLDFEVEEVKKWYNGYRFGKNEVYNPWSIVNFLDDKILEEHWVNTSNNDEIMNYLENSDENIIFDLEKLLSHESVRKEIYNFVTFQDIDYALNVNNKRNMEIKENIINYEKERNYYINDFGQANIWQFFLHCGYLTIDKKVAKNIYDLKIPNEELFDFFKIRFLYRTYGGHYRFSTLEEYLRNGEYEKFRKEVKTLLKNSVSFRDLKEENSYHLFVMGMVAIMYENYYIKSNYESGDGIPDLVLKPKNKKDTAFIFEFKYSRAKDSKNLKRTAKSALKQINDRNYADGLKYEGYENITKIGMGFRKKDVEVAIEAEFIIEE, from the coding sequence ATGAAAAAGGAAAAAATTAAAGAGGAAGATACAGACAAAAAGAAAAATTTACCTGTAGGTATTGATAATTTTGAGGTAATGATACAGAAAGATTATTATTATTTTGATAAAACAGGTCTAATTAAGGAAATCCTCGAAAGTGGAACATCGAGTATTTTATTTACAAGACCTCGTAGATTTGGAAAGTCATTGAATATGTCAATGCTAAAATATTTTTTTGATGTTAAAAATAATAAAGAAAATAGAAAGTTATTTGAAGGTCTTGAAATTTCAAAAAGTAAATATTTTGAAAAGCAGGGATCGAATCCTGTCATATTTATAAGTTTCAAGGATTTTGAAGATTCAAATTGGAAAAATGGGTATAGAAGTATAAAATGGACTATTAGCAATGTATACAGTAAATTTGAATTTTTGAGGGAATACTTAAGTGAAAATGAATTAAAAGATTTTGATAAAATCTGGTTTGAAGAGGAACACGACTACACTAGAGCTCTTTTAAATTTGTCAAAATATTTATATAATTACTATGGAAAGAAAATAGTTCTGTTAATAGATGAATATGACAAGCCAATAATAAAAGCTCATGCAAACGGTTATTATGATGAAGTGATACAGTTCTTTAAAGGATTTTTTGAAAAGGCAGTAAAAGGTAACAATTATGTTGAACTGACTGTTATGACAGGAATATTGAGAATCGCTAAAGAAGGAATATTTTCAGGTTTGAATAATCTGAAGGTAAATACAGTTCTCAGTGAGAATTATACTGAGTATTTTGGAATTTTAGAAAGCGAAGTTGAGGAAGCACTGAAGTATTATAATTTAGATTTTGAAGTTGAAGAAGTAAAAAAATGGTATAATGGCTATCGGTTTGGAAAAAATGAAGTTTACAACCCATGGTCAATTGTAAATTTTCTGGATGATAAAATACTTGAAGAACACTGGGTAAATACTTCAAATAATGATGAAATTATGAATTATCTGGAAAATTCTGATGAAAATATCATATTTGATTTAGAAAAATTATTGTCGCATGAAAGTGTAAGAAAGGAAATATACAACTTTGTAACCTTTCAGGATATAGATTATGCATTAAATGTAAATAATAAAAGAAATATGGAAATTAAGGAAAACATTATAAATTATGAAAAGGAACGGAACTATTATATAAATGATTTTGGTCAGGCAAATATATGGCAGTTTTTTCTTCATTGCGGGTATCTGACAATTGATAAAAAAGTTGCTAAAAATATTTATGATTTGAAAATTCCTAATGAAGAGCTGTTTGATTTTTTTAAGATAAGATTTTTATATAGAACTTATGGAGGGCATTATAGATTTTCCACACTTGAAGAATATCTCAGAAATGGAGAGTATGAAAAATTTAGAAAAGAAGTCAAGACCCTGCTTAAAAATTCTGTAAGTTTCCGTGATTTAAAGGAAGAAAATTCATATCATCTTTTTGTAATGGGAATGGTTGCCATAATGTATGAAAATTATTATATTAAATCCAATTATGAAAGTGGAGATGGAATTCCTGATTTAGTTTTAAAGCCTAAGAATAAGAAGGATACAGCATTTATATTTGAATTTAAGTATTCCAGGGCGAAGGACAGCAAAAACCTTAAAAGAACGGCTAAAAGTGCCTTGAAACAAATTAATGACAGGAATTATGCTGATGGACTGAAATACGAAGGGTATGAAAATATTACAAAAATTGGAATGGGATTTAGAAAAAAAGATGTGGAAGTTGCAATTGAAGCGGAATTTATAATTGAAGAATAG
- the nrdF gene encoding class 1b ribonucleoside-diphosphate reductase subunit beta — protein sequence MSSKTYEAVNWNTPENDYVEMFWEQNLKQFWIDTEYIPSKDIDSWHSLEPQMKLAYLQVLGGLTLLDTLQSHTGMPKIIDHIDSLQCRSVLSYMCMMETIHAKSYSTIFTTVASTAEINETFNWVQENEHLQYKANKIDYYYQKMNNPEASKREIYMALCASVYLETYLFYSGFFLPLWLAGQGQMVASCDIIKKIIADESIHGVFVGLLSQEIYATFTDEEKESVRKELKELLYDLYENEARYTDEVYGDIGLTADVKEYIRYNANKALMNLGFEEEFEVKDVNPIVLNGLNVETTQHDFFSKKSTNYEKALEVVHLNDEDFEFKDNEIDLDI from the coding sequence ATGAGTAGTAAAACTTATGAAGCAGTAAACTGGAACACTCCGGAAAATGATTATGTAGAGATGTTCTGGGAGCAGAATTTAAAGCAGTTCTGGATAGATACGGAATATATTCCGTCAAAGGACATAGACAGCTGGCATTCTCTTGAGCCACAAATGAAGCTTGCTTATTTGCAGGTACTGGGAGGACTGACATTGCTGGATACTTTACAGAGTCATACAGGAATGCCAAAAATTATAGATCACATTGATTCGTTGCAATGCCGTTCAGTACTGTCATATATGTGTATGATGGAAACAATTCATGCAAAGTCATATTCGACAATATTTACAACGGTTGCTTCTACAGCTGAAATCAATGAGACATTTAACTGGGTACAGGAAAATGAGCATTTGCAGTATAAGGCAAACAAGATAGATTATTACTACCAGAAGATGAATAATCCTGAAGCATCTAAGAGGGAGATTTATATGGCCTTATGTGCTTCGGTTTATCTGGAAACATATTTATTTTATAGTGGATTTTTCCTACCTTTATGGCTTGCAGGGCAAGGTCAGATGGTGGCAAGCTGTGATATAATAAAGAAAATAATAGCAGACGAGTCTATTCATGGAGTATTTGTAGGACTTCTTTCACAGGAAATTTACGCAACATTTACTGATGAGGAAAAGGAAAGTGTAAGAAAGGAACTGAAAGAGCTTCTGTATGATCTTTATGAAAATGAAGCAAGATATACTGATGAAGTTTATGGAGACATAGGACTTACTGCTGATGTTAAGGAATACATAAGATACAATGCAAATAAGGCTCTTATGAACCTTGGATTTGAAGAGGAATTTGAAGTGAAGGATGTAAATCCTATTGTATTAAATGGACTGAATGTAGAAACTACTCAACATGACTTTTTCTCTAAAAAATCTACAAATTATGAAAAAGCACTGGAAGTTGTGCATTTAAATGATGAAGACTTTGAATTTAAAGATAATGAAATTGATTTAGATATTTAG
- a CDS encoding type II toxin-antitoxin system mRNA interferase toxin, RelE/StbE family, which yields MKKLNKLRKILQIINLIAIQERCLKIYREKIISTLAKGEKLPSKNKDHKLVNNYEGVRECHITPDWLLIF from the coding sequence TTGAAGAAGCTAAACAAATTAAGGAAAATCCTTCAAATTATAAATCTTATAGCAATCCAGGAGAGATGTTTAAAGATATATAGGGAGAAGATTATTTCAACATTAGCAAAGGGAGAAAAACTTCCGTCTAAAAATAAAGATCATAAATTAGTTAATAATTATGAAGGAGTACGAGAATGTCATATTACTCCTGACTGGTTATTGATTTTTTAG
- a CDS encoding type II toxin-antitoxin system RelB/DinJ family antitoxin, which yields MATVSTSIKIDEETKKEAQKLFKDLGLSLSAAINIFLKQAIREKGIPFYVNSLPENSELAQAFEEAKQIKENPSNYKSYSNPGEMFKDI from the coding sequence ATGGCAACAGTTAGTACAAGTATAAAGATAGATGAAGAAACTAAAAAAGAAGCACAGAAATTATTTAAAGATTTAGGACTGAGCTTAAGTGCAGCCATTAATATATTTTTGAAACAGGCTATAAGAGAAAAAGGTATACCATTTTATGTAAATTCTTTACCTGAAAATTCAGAATTGGCTCAAGCATTTGAAGAAGCTAAACAAATTAAGGAAAATCCTTCAAATTATAAATCTTATAGCAATCCAGGAGAGATGTTTAAAGATATATAG
- a CDS encoding Fic family protein has translation MIEIFKEFLELERPLNEGILKKLENNLKTNFIYNSNAIEGNTLTLKETDIILQYGVTVKGKSLKEHEEVKGQEYAINFLKEIIKRNETLSLRLIRKFHSLVLNDDIENRGKFKQSNNEILGAGFETTPYYSVEEKLTDLIEKYNSNKVDNLVTKVSYFHADFEKIHPFIDGNGRTGRLLLNLELMKNGYPITVIRNEEREEYYTALETSQTKADYRLLTEFIEKSIENNFWIYYRYFDENTKIKFEEYLKNKGINPKEIYQKRIENYPETERDFSRDWNK, from the coding sequence ATGATTGAAATTTTTAAAGAATTTTTAGAGCTGGAAAGACCTTTGAATGAAGGAATCTTGAAAAAGCTGGAGAATAATCTTAAGACAAATTTTATTTATAATTCAAATGCTATCGAAGGAAATACTCTTACTCTGAAGGAAACTGACATTATACTTCAGTATGGAGTTACTGTGAAAGGTAAAAGTTTGAAGGAGCATGAAGAAGTAAAAGGACAGGAATATGCTATTAATTTTTTAAAAGAAATTATAAAAAGGAATGAAACTCTTTCATTAAGGCTTATAAGGAAATTCCATTCTCTTGTACTAAATGATGATATTGAAAATAGAGGTAAATTCAAACAGAGTAACAATGAAATTCTTGGAGCCGGATTTGAGACAACTCCTTATTACTCGGTTGAGGAAAAATTAACTGATCTGATTGAAAAATACAATAGTAATAAAGTTGATAATCTAGTGACAAAAGTTTCGTATTTTCATGCTGATTTTGAAAAGATTCATCCATTTATTGACGGTAATGGAAGGACAGGAAGATTATTACTGAATTTAGAACTGATGAAAAATGGCTATCCTATTACAGTTATACGAAATGAAGAAAGGGAAGAGTATTATACTGCATTGGAAACTTCACAGACAAAGGCAGATTATAGATTGCTCACTGAGTTTATAGAAAAAAGCATCGAAAATAATTTTTGGATTTACTATAGATATTTTGATGAAAATACAAAAATAAAATTTGAAGAATACTTAAAAAATAAAGGAATTAATCCAAAGGAAATCTATCAGAAAAGAATTGAGAATTACCCTGAAACAGAAAGGGATTTTTCAAGAGATTGGAATAAATAG
- the nrdE gene encoding class 1b ribonucleoside-diphosphate reductase subunit alpha: MAKAKKWIYLNNEIMVKKDGEFQLEKDKEAVYSYFIDYVNKNTVFFHNLKEKMDYLIENDYYINFYDMYTFEEIKEVFKSVYNKKFRFASFMSASKFYQSYALRDDTGEKFLERYEDRISIVSLYLAQGNKNKAMEYAEMLINQEYQPATPTFLNSGKKRSGELVSCFLDEMGDNLSGIGYVFDSAMKLSSIGGGVSINLSKVRARGESIKGVEGRASGVLPIMKIMEDIFSYANQLGQRAGAGAVYLNVFHSDINEFLDCKKINVDEKIRIKSLSIGVIVPDKFMELAREDEICYTFHPHTVFLEYGQYLDEMDMNEMYEKLVDNPNVKKKKINARELLIKISQTQKESGYPYLFFKDNANKEHALKEIGSVKFSNLCTEIMQLSEVSDINSYFEEDVIRRGISCNLGSLNIATVMENKRIREATRAAIDSLTTVSDLTNIDVVPSIKKANEELHSVGLGAMNLHGYFAKNFIMYESREALDFCNVFFMMVNFYSLERSMEIAREKGETFKDFDKSEYANGNYFNKYLENEYLPQTDKVKELFEWIHIPTQDDWARLKEDVMKYGVYNAYRMAIAPNQSTSYIMNSTASIMPVVDTIEVREYGDSTTFYPMPYLTNDNYFFYKSAYDMDQKNILKLVSVIQRHVDQGISTILFNKSTDTTRDLAKLYVYAHRLGLKSLYYTRTRKATIEECISCSV, translated from the coding sequence TTGGCAAAAGCAAAAAAATGGATATATTTAAATAATGAGATAATGGTAAAAAAGGATGGAGAATTTCAGCTTGAAAAGGACAAGGAAGCTGTTTACTCCTATTTTATAGATTATGTAAACAAAAATACAGTGTTTTTTCATAATTTAAAGGAAAAAATGGACTATCTTATTGAAAATGATTATTATATAAATTTTTATGACATGTATACATTTGAAGAAATAAAAGAAGTATTTAAGTCAGTGTATAATAAGAAATTCAGATTTGCTTCTTTTATGAGTGCATCGAAATTTTATCAAAGTTATGCTTTAAGGGATGACACAGGGGAAAAGTTTCTTGAAAGATATGAAGATAGAATATCCATTGTTTCATTGTATCTGGCACAGGGAAATAAGAATAAGGCAATGGAATATGCAGAAATGCTGATAAATCAGGAATATCAGCCTGCCACACCTACATTTCTTAATTCAGGGAAAAAGAGATCTGGAGAGCTTGTATCATGTTTCCTAGATGAAATGGGAGATAATCTGAGTGGAATAGGATATGTGTTTGATTCTGCAATGAAACTTTCTTCAATTGGTGGGGGAGTATCAATAAATCTTTCTAAAGTAAGGGCAAGGGGAGAATCTATAAAAGGTGTTGAAGGAAGAGCTTCAGGAGTACTGCCTATTATGAAAATAATGGAGGATATTTTTTCATATGCAAACCAGTTGGGTCAGAGGGCAGGAGCAGGAGCTGTCTATTTGAATGTATTCCATTCTGATATTAATGAGTTTTTAGACTGTAAAAAGATAAATGTAGATGAAAAAATAAGAATAAAATCTCTTTCAATAGGGGTAATTGTACCGGATAAATTTATGGAACTGGCAAGGGAAGATGAAATCTGCTATACATTCCATCCTCATACTGTATTTTTAGAATATGGTCAATATCTGGATGAAATGGATATGAACGAAATGTATGAAAAACTGGTTGATAATCCAAATGTTAAAAAGAAAAAAATTAACGCAAGGGAACTATTAATTAAAATTTCCCAGACACAGAAGGAAAGCGGATATCCGTATTTATTCTTTAAGGACAATGCAAATAAGGAACATGCCCTGAAGGAAATAGGTTCTGTGAAATTTTCAAATTTATGTACAGAAATAATGCAGCTTTCAGAAGTTTCAGATATAAATTCATATTTTGAGGAAGATGTTATAAGAAGAGGAATTTCATGTAATCTGGGATCACTTAATATTGCCACAGTAATGGAAAATAAAAGAATAAGGGAAGCTACAAGGGCTGCGATAGATTCACTGACAACAGTGTCGGATTTAACAAACATTGATGTAGTGCCTTCAATCAAAAAGGCAAATGAGGAGCTTCACAGTGTAGGACTTGGAGCAATGAACCTGCATGGATATTTTGCAAAGAACTTCATAATGTATGAAAGCAGGGAAGCACTTGATTTCTGTAATGTATTCTTCATGATGGTGAATTTCTACTCGCTTGAAAGATCTATGGAAATAGCAAGAGAAAAAGGAGAAACATTTAAGGATTTTGATAAGTCGGAATATGCAAATGGAAATTATTTTAATAAATACCTTGAAAATGAATACTTGCCACAGACTGACAAAGTAAAGGAACTGTTTGAATGGATACATATCCCAACTCAGGATGACTGGGCAAGATTGAAGGAAGATGTAATGAAATATGGTGTTTACAATGCTTATAGAATGGCTATTGCACCAAATCAGTCTACATCTTACATAATGAACTCTACAGCTTCCATAATGCCTGTTGTGGATACAATAGAAGTAAGGGAATATGGAGATAGTACTACATTCTATCCAATGCCTTACCTGACAAATGATAATTATTTCTTCTATAAGTCTGCATATGATATGGATCAGAAAAATATACTGAAACTTGTGTCTGTAATACAGAGACACGTAGATCAGGGAATTTCTACAATATTATTTAATAAAAGTACAGATACAACAAGAGATCTGGCGAAACTGTATGTTTATGCACATAGATTAGGATTGAAATCTCTTTATTATACAAGAACAAGAAAGGCTACGATTGAGGAGTGTATAAGTTGTTCGGTTTAA
- the nrdI gene encoding class Ib ribonucleoside-diphosphate reductase assembly flavoprotein NrdI, with protein MFVYYDSKTGNVQRFIDKLKKEKPEWNFIKITDNMEISEKGHLVTFTTNFGETPGTTEKFLENENNRKYIESVCSSGNMNWGTLFGKAADNIEEKYGIPVLMKFELSGTHVQVEYFINSIENK; from the coding sequence ATGTTTGTATATTATGATTCAAAAACAGGAAATGTACAAAGATTTATAGATAAACTAAAAAAAGAAAAGCCGGAATGGAATTTTATTAAGATAACTGATAATATGGAAATATCAGAGAAAGGGCATTTAGTAACATTTACTACTAATTTTGGAGAAACTCCCGGTACGACAGAAAAATTTCTGGAAAATGAAAATAACAGAAAATACATAGAATCAGTATGTTCAAGTGGAAATATGAACTGGGGAACGCTATTTGGAAAAGCAGCAGATAACATAGAAGAGAAATATGGAATTCCAGTATTGATGAAGTTTGAACTGTCAGGAACACACGTTCAGGTGGAATATTTTATAAATAGTATTGAAAATAAATAA
- a CDS encoding co-chaperone YbbN produces the protein MKKLIKFEKADCNPCVMVSDLLDKSGVEYEKVNPFNNPELAMKYKVRTVPTTILLDQDEEIKRTIGFNPEELKELIAMI, from the coding sequence ATGAAAAAACTGATTAAATTTGAAAAGGCAGATTGCAATCCATGTGTAATGGTGTCAGATTTACTGGATAAAAGCGGAGTTGAATATGAAAAGGTAAATCCATTTAATAACCCTGAACTTGCAATGAAATATAAAGTAAGAACAGTGCCTACAACAATACTTCTGGATCAGGATGAAGAAATAAAAAGAACGATTGGTTTCAATCCTGAAGAATTGAAAGAATTAATAGCAATGATATAA